The DNA region TCGGAGTCGGGCCTGTCGCTCAGGACCACGAAAACCTTGCCGCCGAAGTCGTATCGCGCGACCGCGCGCATGCCGAGCCGCAGATGCGCCTTGAGCGAGCGCGGATTGTCTTCCCTGATGAACAGGATCGCTTCGCGGCCGGGAAACGTGGCCTGAAGCCTGGCGTAGAGCGCGTCGAGGACGCCGCAGCCGCGCGCGTCCGGGGCGACGCACACGGGGCCATACACATACGCACCGGGGCCGCCACGCCAGGCCTTCAGCATGGCCTGCACCGGCGGGGCCTCGCCGAATCCTTTGTCTGACGTCAGGAGCGCACCGAGCAGCCTGCCCTCATCGCCGATCGCGATGACGATCGATTGCCCGCGTGCAATGCGCGTCTCAATCACCTCGCGCGGCCATTGCCCGAGCAGCATGCCGCCGCGGTCGCCGGCGTTGGCCGTCAGCAGCGCTGAGATCGCTTCCGCATCCGACGATGTGGCGAGCCTGGTCTCGATCATCTCGGACGGACCGGATCGGCAGGCCGCATGCCGGCGCAGCTCATGCCTTCTTCTTCGCGGTTGCGCGAGCGCCCGCGGCGGCCTTCTTCGCCGGCTTCTTCGCAGTTTTGCTGGATTTGGCCTGGTTGAGCTCGATCGCAGCACGGATCAGGGCCTTCAGCGCGCGGTCGTTGATCTTGTCGCCCTCGAACAGATCGATCGCGCGCCGCACATTGCCCTCGAAGCCGGTGTTGAACAGCTTGTCGGGATCCGGAAGCTGGGCGCCATACATGAAGGTCAGCTTCACCTTGCCCTTGTGGGCGTTGCCGACCGCGATGATGCCGTCGCGCGACCACACCGGGCTGCCCATCCACTTCCATTCCTCGATGATTTCCGAGTCGGCGGCGAGGATGCTCTTGCGCAGGCCGGCGAGCGTCTTGCCGCGCCAGTCGGTGAGATCCTCGATCATCTGGTCGATACGTTCCGATGCCGTCATTGCTGCCTCGTGGTCCCAGCCTGTCCCATGCAATCACATTTGTGATGCGGAGGTCGATCCTCCCTGCATCCGCGGCGCCAGATAGGGCAACGCGAACAGATACAGGCCGCTCAACAGCATCAAGATCAGCGGGAACAGCGCCAGCAGGCCGATCCAGACGGCTTGCTGCTGCAGAACCATCGCGACGATGTTGATGATGACGGCAACCGTAAAGGCGATCGAAAGCCAGCGGTGAAATTGCCTGATCCAGTTGTTCCAGTTCATGTGACCTCCTGTTGGGTGTGATGGTGTCGTTAGACCGTCATTGCGAGGAGCGAAGCGACGAAGCAATCCATCTATCCGTGCATGCGGCACGATGGATTGCTTCGCGGAGCCTGTCATCGGACGGCGCTACGCGCCGACCCGTTGGCTCGCAATGACGGGGATGGAGCGGTAGCAATTCTCACTCCGGCCGCACCAGCAGCTGATCGAGATTCTCCAGGAACTGCTTCCACCCGGCATGGGCGCCGCCATAGGCCTGCTTCTGATGCGGCTGGAAGCCGGACTGCTCGACGCGCAGATGGGTGCCCTTCGCTGTCGGCGTCAGCGTGAAGACCACCACGCTCTCGAGATTATAGGCGGCATCCGCATGCGCGAAATTCCAGGTGTAGGACAGCGTCTTGTGCGGCTCCACAGTGAGCACCTTGCAGTCCAGCACGCCGCCCCACTCGCCGCGCAGATTGAAGCTGTGCCCGACTTCGGGCTTGAAGTCGTTCTTCATCAGCCACTCCTCCATCAGATGCGGTTGCGTCAGCGCGCGCCAGAGCTTTTCCGGCGGATGGGGAAACTCGCGCTCCACGATTGCGGAGCGCGTTTCAGCGGTGGTCTTGTTCATTGGTCCATCCTTTTGAGAAGATCTTCGAGGTGATCGAACCGGTTCTGCCAGAAGCCCGCCATCTGGCTGGTCCAGTCGATCAACGGCGCCAGTGCGCCGAGTTGCGCGCTGTAATGCGTCTGCCTTCCTTCATGGCGGTCGCGCACCAGCCCGGCCTGCTTCAGCACGCCGAGATGCTTTGACACCGCCGGCTGCGAGATCTTTGCCCGCGCGGTCAGCGCACCGACGGTCTGCTCGCCCTCGCGGCACAGGCGCTCGAATATCGCCCGGCGGGTCGGGTCTGCGAGGGTTCGAAACAGCACGTCGTGAGCGTCCGGCATTTTGCGATCAATAACCCGTTGGCTATGGATCAACGTATAACTGAGCAGCTATGGATTGGTCAAGTGAAAGTTGAGGAAAGCACACTGACGCTCTGGCTCGCCGCCTTACACGGCTTGATGCAACGTCGGCCACCTCGATAAACCCATATCCAACTGGTTATGTGTTTGCCGTTGATTTGCCCGTCGGGACGAAACGAGATGCAAAGCTCAAACAGATTAGGTCGCGAGAATGCGGAAGCATGACTCATAGCCCGCGCAACACACTCGGTGTCGTCCTGGCGAAAGCCAGGACCCATTACCCGAAATTTCAATTGTTGCGCGAAGCTGGGGCCGCGATCCCGTTCATCACTGAATTCGGTGGTTATGGGTCCTGGCTTTCGCCAGGACGACAGTGACGAATGTGGCGCCCACCAGCCTACGCATGCGCCTCGTTGCGACGGCGCTGCGCATGACCTACACATATCGCGCGGATGCGGTCCCTGTTCACGGAGAACCTTGATGTGCCAGCTCTGCGAAATCACGCCTCCCAGCCGAACCTCCCGGCGTGTCTTCCTCGCTGGCGTGGCGTGCACCGCGGCCAGCCTCGCCCTTGCGCCGGCTGTGACGGCCAAAGAGACAAAACCGCCGCCGAAGCCGCAGAACGTGCTGCCGCCGGACGCCGCGCTCGACCGGCTGGTGAAGGGCAACCTCCGTTATGTCGAAGGCGTTTCGCGGCGGCATGATTTCAAGCACGAGCGCGAGGCGCTGTCCGGCGGACAGAACCCGTTCGCCGGCATCCTGAGTTGCGCGGACTCCCGCATCGCACCGGAATACGCGTTCGATACCGGCCGCGGCGATCTGTTCGTCTGCCGCGTCGCCGGCAATTTCGCCAGCGACGAGATGATCGCAAGCCTCGAATATGCGCAGTCCGTGCTCGGCGTGCCGCTGTTCATGGTGCTCGGTCATGACAGTTGCGGGGCGGTCGACGCTGCGATCAACTCGCTGAAGGACAACACCACCCTGCCCGGCCATCTGCCCTCGCTGGTCACCGCGATCGCGCCTGCGGTGAAGGCGACCGAGGGCAAGCCGGGCGACCGGCTCGCCAACGCCATCAGGCAAAACGTCATCGACAACGTCGCGAAGCTCAAGACGGCGACGCCGATCCTCAGCGCCGCGGTCGATCAGGGCAAGCTCAGGATCGTCGGCGCGGTCTATCGGCTGACCGACGGCAAGGTCGAGCTCGTCACGGACGCCCGGCGACCGGCGACTTGAACCTCGGCGCGGCCTGCGACCACTGAAGCCAAGAACGACATCGCGTGAGCGACATGGAGAAGGCGGATGGGGCGCCGGCGCGGGTGGATTGCTGGAGTGCTGCTTCTGGCCGTTGCCTCGTTGCCGGCGCGCGCCGGCGTCGAGCCCTGCAACACGGCGCAGAAGCGGATCGAAATGACCGCGTTGCTCCGCCATGCCGCGGAGGACCGCCCGGTCAACATCACCTTCGCAACCCGGGCCGATGGCGTGAAGCTGCCCGCCGCCGTGATCGAGCAATATCCCGAGGAGATCACGATCATCCTGCAGCACGAATTCGATCGCCTCGTGATGAGGGATGACGGCTTCGAGGTCGGCGTCTGGTTCAATCGCAAATATGCCAGGCTCGCCGTGCCGTTCGACGCGATCAGGAGCCTGTGGGACGGCAAGGTTCTGATGTGCACGAGCAATCAACCGTAGGAAACAGTGACGTCGCGGCGCAGAAAGCACGCAAAGTCACGTGAACGTCGCTTCCACGTTGCCGAGCCCATCGAGCTCCATCACGACCATGTCGCCCGCCTTCAGCCACACCGTCTTGACCAGGCTGCCGGTCAGCACGATCTGGCCGGCATGCAGGCCACGGCCTTCGGC from Bradyrhizobium sp. B124 includes:
- a CDS encoding GNAT family N-acetyltransferase, whose product is MIETRLATSSDAEAISALLTANAGDRGGMLLGQWPREVIETRIARGQSIVIAIGDEGRLLGALLTSDKGFGEAPPVQAMLKAWRGGPGAYVYGPVCVAPDARGCGVLDALYARLQATFPGREAILFIREDNPRSLKAHLRLGMRAVARYDFGGKVFVVLSDRPDSE
- a CDS encoding DUF1801 domain-containing protein; its protein translation is MTASERIDQMIEDLTDWRGKTLAGLRKSILAADSEIIEEWKWMGSPVWSRDGIIAVGNAHKGKVKLTFMYGAQLPDPDKLFNTGFEGNVRRAIDLFEGDKINDRALKALIRAAIELNQAKSSKTAKKPAKKAAAGARATAKKKA
- a CDS encoding SRPBCC domain-containing protein — translated: MNKTTAETRSAIVEREFPHPPEKLWRALTQPHLMEEWLMKNDFKPEVGHSFNLRGEWGGVLDCKVLTVEPHKTLSYTWNFAHADAAYNLESVVVFTLTPTAKGTHLRVEQSGFQPHQKQAYGGAHAGWKQFLENLDQLLVRPE
- a CDS encoding metalloregulator ArsR/SmtB family transcription factor, with product MPDAHDVLFRTLADPTRRAIFERLCREGEQTVGALTARAKISQPAVSKHLGVLKQAGLVRDRHEGRQTHYSAQLGALAPLIDWTSQMAGFWQNRFDHLEDLLKRMDQ
- a CDS encoding carbonic anhydrase; the encoded protein is MCQLCEITPPSRTSRRVFLAGVACTAASLALAPAVTAKETKPPPKPQNVLPPDAALDRLVKGNLRYVEGVSRRHDFKHEREALSGGQNPFAGILSCADSRIAPEYAFDTGRGDLFVCRVAGNFASDEMIASLEYAQSVLGVPLFMVLGHDSCGAVDAAINSLKDNTTLPGHLPSLVTAIAPAVKATEGKPGDRLANAIRQNVIDNVAKLKTATPILSAAVDQGKLRIVGAVYRLTDGKVELVTDARRPAT
- a CDS encoding ClpXP protease specificity-enhancing factor SspB, producing the protein MLLLAVASLPARAGVEPCNTAQKRIEMTALLRHAAEDRPVNITFATRADGVKLPAAVIEQYPEEITIILQHEFDRLVMRDDGFEVGVWFNRKYARLAVPFDAIRSLWDGKVLMCTSNQP